Proteins encoded by one window of Desulfovibrio ferrophilus:
- a CDS encoding bifunctional helix-turn-helix transcriptional regulator/GNAT family N-acetyltransferase: MKEIEAFRRFNRFYTRILGLFSPRLMGSGQTLVEARILYELWQQPGLSSADLMRLLDMDRGQLSRVIAGLCRQGLVLKKETHAGRRAIPLNLTPQGLRVMKELDLMSSRQAEGLLSSLGAAGRKRLAQAMGEVEALLGAGAWPSSEGEVVVRTARSGDMGWVVQRHGELYRDSHGFNEEFEKYVLLGLAEFARKASPKSGLWVAEQSGQVLGSIGIVESEGEMAQLRWLIVDPQARGLGLGRKLVDQAVTFSREQGYKGIFLWTIDSLLPAIRLYQSFGFELTEIKPGKMGGITLTEQRMDLAI, translated from the coding sequence ATGAAAGAGATCGAAGCATTCCGACGGTTCAACCGATTTTATACCCGCATACTTGGATTGTTCAGCCCCCGTTTAATGGGCAGCGGGCAGACGCTGGTCGAGGCCCGCATTCTCTATGAGCTGTGGCAGCAGCCGGGGCTGTCATCCGCCGATCTGATGCGGCTTTTGGACATGGACCGGGGGCAACTCAGCCGGGTGATTGCCGGTCTGTGCAGGCAGGGCCTTGTGCTGAAGAAGGAAACCCACGCTGGGCGCAGGGCCATTCCCCTCAATCTGACCCCTCAAGGGCTTCGCGTGATGAAGGAGCTGGACTTAATGTCCAGCCGGCAGGCCGAGGGCTTGCTTTCGTCGTTGGGAGCTGCCGGACGCAAGCGGCTGGCGCAGGCAATGGGCGAGGTCGAGGCGCTGCTTGGAGCTGGAGCGTGGCCAAGTTCCGAGGGCGAGGTCGTAGTGCGCACCGCCCGCTCTGGTGATATGGGCTGGGTTGTTCAGCGTCACGGTGAACTCTACCGGGATTCGCACGGATTCAACGAGGAATTCGAGAAATACGTCTTACTTGGACTGGCCGAGTTTGCGCGCAAGGCAAGCCCGAAAAGTGGTCTTTGGGTTGCCGAGCAAAGCGGTCAAGTGCTTGGCAGTATCGGTATTGTTGAGAGTGAGGGCGAGATGGCTCAACTGCGCTGGCTGATCGTGGACCCGCAGGCTCGGGGGCTCGGGTTGGGGCGCAAACTGGTTGATCAGGCCGTGACCTTCAGCCGCGAGCAGGGCTACAAGGGCATTTTCTTGTGGACCATCGATTCCCTGTTACCCGCCATCCGGCTGTATCAATCCTTTGGTTTTGAGCTGACCGAGATAAAGCCTGGCAAGATGGGGGGAATAACACTTACCGAGCAGCGTATGGACTTGGCGATCTAA